One genomic region from Nostoc sp. UHCC 0926 encodes:
- a CDS encoding YciI family protein, protein MKVMVFVKATQDSETGVMPSEQLLTEMGQYNEELARAGILLAAEGLHPSSKGVRVHFSGTDRTVTQGPFTPAPELVAGYWLWQVNSMEEAVAWVKRCPNPMPGDSEIEIRPVFEAEDFGEVLTPALREQSDRIRAQVETQQQE, encoded by the coding sequence ATGAAAGTCATGGTCTTTGTCAAAGCAACCCAAGACTCCGAAACTGGGGTCATGCCGAGCGAACAGCTTTTAACTGAAATGGGGCAGTACAACGAAGAATTAGCCAGAGCAGGTATCTTGCTCGCCGCTGAGGGGTTGCATCCTAGCTCAAAAGGGGTGCGAGTTCACTTTTCAGGAACCGATCGCACCGTCACCCAGGGACCTTTCACTCCAGCGCCGGAGCTAGTGGCAGGGTACTGGCTGTGGCAGGTGAACTCAATGGAAGAGGCAGTTGCTTGGGTAAAGCGCTGCCCTAACCCTATGCCAGGAGACTCCGAGATTGAGATTCGTCCCGTATTCGAGGCAGAGGATTTTGGTGAAGTCCTGACACCCGCCTTAAGGGAGCAGTCAGACCGCATTCGCGCTCAGGTTGAAACGCAGCAGCAAGAGTAA